In Methanoregula formicica SMSP, the DNA window ACTGCCCACGGTTCCACGTTCACCATCCGTAAGTTCAAGGACGAACCGATCACGCCGACAGACCTGATCGAGTGGCACACCTTTGCCCCGCTCTCGATTGCGTACATCTGGCTTGCCGTGGAGAACGGGAAGTCGGCCATCTTTGCCGGAGGGACAGCATCCGGGAAGACCACGGCCCTGAACGCCATCTCGCTCTTCATCCCCCCCATGGCCAAGATCGTCTCGCTCGAGGATACCCGCGAAGTGAAACTCCCGCACCCGAACTGGATCCCGAGCGTGACCCGCGACTCCTTCGACACGGCAGGACGGGGGGAGATCAACATGTACGAGCTCCTCCGTGCGGCCATGCGGCAGCGGCCCGAGTACATCATCGTGGGAGAAGTCCGTGGCAAGGAATGCCAGACTCTCTTCCAGGCCATGAGCACGGGCCATGTCACCTACTCCACCACCCACGCGGACTCGGTGGCGAGCGTTGTGCACCGTATCGAGAACCCGCCCATGGACGTGCCGCGGAACATGCTCTCGGCACTGGACTTTATCTGCGTGCAGGTCCAGGCCCGGGTCGGCGGCAAACGTATCCGGCGGAACAAGCAGATCGTTGAGATTCTCGACATCGACCCGCGGACAAACGAGCTGATCACAAACGAGGTCTTCAAGTGGCGGTCGGCGACAGACGAGCATACCTACTCCGGCAAGTCCTACCTGCTTGAAGAGATCATGGAGGCGAAGGGCTGGGATGAGGGGAGGATGCGGGAAGAGCTCAAGCGGAGGCAGGAAGTTCTCGAATGGATGCGCATCAAGAAGATCCGCCACTATAGGGATGTGGCAAAGACCCTCATCTCTTACCACCGCGACCCGGAGACCGTTATTGAGAAAGTGAGGAAGGACCTCTATGAATAGTTACGAGCGGTTCTGCTTCAACCTCATCGGCAACCGGATGAAGGCCAAGCGGAACGACTATGCCCAGCTGAAAAACGACCTGATCTCGGCCCGGTTCAAGACACCGTTCGAGGTCTATCTCTCCACCGCTGTTATCAGTGCCATTCTCGTCGGGTTCTGCATGGCGGCCGTCATCGGCCTCATCACCTGGCTCCTGCGGCTTCCGAACCTGATCCAGTACAAGGGCGCAGTCCCGGGTTTTGTCCTCGTCCTCTCGCAACACAGCCTTGTCATCGGGACCATTGTCATCACCATCTTCTCGCTTCTGGTCTTTGGCGGCCTCACGTTTGCGGCATTCCTGATGTACCCCGGCATCGAAGCGGGCAACCGGCAGCGCAAGATCGATGCGAGCCTCCCGTACGCGATCAACTACGTGACGTCAATGTCGACAGCAGGCATCACCCCGGCCGAAGTCTTCCGGCTGCTCGGGGACAGCCCCATCTATGGCGAGAGTTCGGTCGAAGCCCGGTATGTTGCCCGGGAGATCGATATCTTCGGGAGAGACTTAATCGATGCCCTGCGCCTCGTATCGGCAAGCACGCCCAGCAAGCGCATGAAGGAGTTCCTGCAGGGCGCGATGGCGAGCATATCGAGCGGGGGGAACCTGACAGATTATTTCCGGACCAAGGCGGACCAGTACGCCCTTGAGAACCGGCAGACCCAGAAGCAGTTCCTCGATTTCCTGGCATTGATCGCCGAGTCGTACGTCACCGCAATGGTTGCAGGGACACTCTTTTTGATCATCCTCCAGTCCATT includes these proteins:
- a CDS encoding type II secretion system F family protein encodes the protein MNSYERFCFNLIGNRMKAKRNDYAQLKNDLISARFKTPFEVYLSTAVISAILVGFCMAAVIGLITWLLRLPNLIQYKGAVPGFVLVLSQHSLVIGTIVITIFSLLVFGGLTFAAFLMYPGIEAGNRQRKIDASLPYAINYVTSMSTAGITPAEVFRLLGDSPIYGESSVEARYVAREIDIFGRDLIDALRLVSASTPSKRMKEFLQGAMASISSGGNLTDYFRTKADQYALENRQTQKQFLDFLALIAESYVTAMVAGTLFLIILQSIMSVLSGDNRPMFLYAIVYIMIPFGSLAFVVMISTMTPET